One window of Desulfatiglans sp. genomic DNA carries:
- a CDS encoding glycosyltransferase family 4 protein: MINILHITPHLGGGVGTVVLNWLIKEKEINKDFNHRIACLEINKNSMKEYLDLGISIHDGLYFNRPLLMEWINESDIVLMHWWNHPTLYDVIVNSDFPECRLILWNHVSALNPPYILSNRLIEYSDRFIFTSPVTYETEEIINLPDYLRERLGVVWSSCGTDIFTGFKRKNHKGFIVGLTGTVDYGKLHPDFIKMCANINIPDVHFIVCSGDPQDRIKEDAEKLNITDKFSFKGRVPSIIPYLAIYDVFGYPLQPKHLGSCEQAIGEAMMAGAVPVVLNNPAERYIIDNNVTGIIAVSQEEYCRAIEYLYHHPEERTRLAKNAVSAARKKYSISRKIKAWREIFDEILHHDKRHHTWSDGKYTTGSGIFIESLAKYGEIFKKYIRAKEQVDEENLRLSERDIFELFKSNSQWYSNNKGGVKQYLRIFPDDFYLKEWNKLLI; this comes from the coding sequence ATGATCAATATTCTTCATATTACTCCACATCTTGGCGGGGGGGTTGGTACAGTAGTCCTAAACTGGTTAATAAAAGAAAAGGAAATCAATAAGGATTTTAACCATAGAATAGCATGTCTGGAAATTAATAAAAACTCTATGAAAGAATATTTGGATCTAGGGATATCTATCCATGATGGTCTTTACTTTAACAGGCCGTTGCTTATGGAATGGATTAATGAATCAGACATAGTATTAATGCACTGGTGGAATCACCCTACGCTCTATGATGTAATAGTTAATTCTGATTTTCCCGAATGTAGATTGATTCTCTGGAACCATGTTTCGGCATTGAATCCGCCTTATATACTTTCCAACAGATTGATAGAGTATTCCGACCGGTTTATTTTTACATCGCCAGTGACCTATGAAACCGAAGAGATCATTAATTTGCCGGATTACTTGAGAGAAAGACTGGGTGTAGTCTGGTCTTCATGTGGAACTGATATTTTTACAGGATTTAAGAGAAAAAATCACAAAGGCTTTATTGTAGGGCTTACCGGTACAGTCGATTACGGAAAATTGCACCCGGATTTTATAAAAATGTGCGCAAATATAAATATACCTGATGTACATTTTATCGTTTGTTCAGGAGATCCTCAGGATCGTATAAAGGAGGATGCTGAGAAACTTAATATAACAGATAAGTTTTCCTTCAAAGGCAGAGTTCCTTCTATAATACCCTATCTTGCTATCTACGATGTCTTTGGCTATCCTCTTCAACCCAAACATCTCGGGTCATGCGAGCAGGCGATAGGCGAAGCTATGATGGCAGGTGCTGTCCCTGTTGTATTAAACAACCCTGCCGAACGATATATTATTGATAATAATGTTACAGGAATTATTGCAGTTTCCCAAGAAGAATATTGCCGCGCTATAGAATATCTTTACCATCATCCTGAAGAAAGAACCCGACTCGCGAAAAACGCTGTTTCGGCTGCAAGAAAAAAATATTCAATAAGTCGAAAAATCAAGGCGTGGAGAGAAATATTTGATGAAATATTGCACCATGATAAAAGACACCATACCTGGAGCGATGGAAAATATACAACAGGATCCGGAATTTTCATCGAATCTTTGGCAAAATACGGTGAGATATTCAAGAAATACATCCGTGCAAAAGAACAAGTGGATGAGGAAAATCTTAGACTAAGCGAAAGAGACATTTTTGAATTATTCAAATCAAACAGCCAGTGGTATTCAAACAATAAGGGTGGGGTAAAACAGTATTTAAGGATATTTCCTGATGATTTTTATCTTAAAGAATGGAATAAGTTGCTGATATAA